A single Gambusia affinis linkage group LG22, SWU_Gaff_1.0, whole genome shotgun sequence DNA region contains:
- the btbd9 gene encoding BTB/POZ domain-containing protein 9 — protein sequence MSNSHPLRPLASVSEIDHIHLLSEQLGVLVLGEEYSDVTFVVEGKRFPAHRVILAARCHYFRALLYGGMKESQPQAEVRLEETRAEAFSMLLNYLYTGRASLSSAREEVLLDFLGLAHRYGLQPLEDSTCEFLRTILHINNVCLVFDVASLYCLSALNEACCAYMDRHAPEILNSDGFLSLSKVALLTVARRDSFAASEKEIFQALCRWCQQHEDGVDTQEVMSAVRLPLMTLTEMLNVVRPSGLVSPDDLLDAIKSRSESRNMDLNYRGMLIPEENIATMKHGAQVVKGELKSALLDGDTQNYDLDHGFSRHPIEEDGRSGIQVKLGQPSIINHIRLLLWDRDSRSYSYYIEVSMDELDWVRVIDHSKYLCRSWQNLYFTPRVCRYVRIVGTHNTVNKVFHLVAFECMFTNRPYTLENGLVVPSENIATIAACASVIEGVSRSRNALLNGDTRNYDWDSGYTCHQLGSGAIVIQLAQPYSIGSLRLLLWDCDERSYSYYIEVSTNQQQWTKVVDCTRVACQSWQTLKFENQPASFVRIVGTHNTANEVFHCVHFECPAQLDMKVAEGSPLSDLFDSSAANQQQRLQRPSRTHSLMPTQPSSSCPSSSSQFHN from the exons ATGAGCAACAGTCATCCTCTGCGGCCTCTGGCCTCCGTGTCGGAGATCGACCACATCCACCTGCTGTCGGAGCAGCTCGGAGTGCTGGTGCTGGGAGAGGAGTACAGCGACGTCACCTTCGTTGTGGAGGGAAAGAGGTTCCCGGCGCACCGGGTCATTCTGGCGGCTCGATGCCACTACTTCAG GGCCTTGTTGTACGGTGGGATGAAGGAGTCCCAGCCCCAGGCTGAGGTTCGTTTGGAGGAGACCCGGGCTGAAGCGTTCTCCATGCTGCTGAACTACTTGTACACGGGCCGGGCCAGCCTCAGTTCTGCCCGGGAAGAGGTGCTGCTGGACTTCCTGGGTTTGGCTCACCGCTACGGCCTGCAGCCTCTGGAGGACTCCACCTGCGAGTTCCTGCGCACCATCCTGCACATCAACAACGTGTGCCTGGTGTTCGACGTGGCCAGCCTGTACTGTCTGAGCGCGCTCAATGAGGCCTGCTGCGCGTACATGGACAGACACGCTCCAGAGATTCTCAACTCTGACGGCTTTCTGTCGCTCTCCAAG GTGGCGCTGCTGACTGTGGCCCGTCGGGATTCCTTTGCTGCCAGTGAGAAGGAGATCTTCCAGGCTCTGTGTCGGTGGTGCCAGCAGCACGAGGACGGGGTGGacacacaggaagtgatgtcagcgGTGCGGCTGCCACTCATGACTCTGACGGAGATGCTGAACGTTGTGCGGCCGTCCGGCCTGGTGAGCCCCGACGACCTGCTGGACGCCATAAAGAGCCGCTCAGAGAGCCGCAACATGGACCTGAACTACCGGGGAATGCTCA TCCCAGAGGAGAACATCGCCACCATGAAGCACGGAGCGCAGGTGGTCAAAGGAGAGCTGAAGTCGGCTCTGCTGGATGGAGACACCCAGAACTACGACCTGGACCACGGGTTCTCCAGACACCCCATCGAGGAGGACGGTCGCTCCGGCATCCAGGTCAAACTGGGCCAGCCGTCCATCATCAACCACATCCGGCTGCTGCTGTGGGACAGAGACAGCCG GTCGTACTCGTACTACATCGAGGTTTCCATGGATGAGCTGGACTGGGTTCGGGTCATCGACCACTCCAAGTACCTCTGCAGATCGTGGCAGAATCTGTACTTCACTCCACGAGTTTGCAG aTATGTTCGCATCGTTGGAACACACAACACGGTCAACAAGGTGTTTCACCTCGTAGCTTTTGAATGCATGTTCACCAACCGTCCATATACGCTGGAGAATGGCCTTGTGG TTCCCAGTGAGAACATTGCCACCATCGCAGCCTGTGCCAGTGTGATCGAGGGAGTGAGCCGCAGCAGAAACGCTCTGCTGAACGGCGACACTCGCAACTACGACTGGGACTCGGGCTACACGTGTCATCAGCTGGGCTCCGGAGCCATCGTCATCCAGCTGGCCCAGCCCTACTCCATCGGATCCTTAAG GCTGCTCCTCTGGGACTGTGACGAGCGTTCCTATAGTTACTACATTGAAGTTTCCACCAATCAGCAGCAGTGGACGAAAGTTGTGGATTGCACCAGAGTGGCCTGCCA ATCGTGGCAGACTTTGAAGTTTGAGAATCAGCCTGCTTCCTTCGTCCGTATTGTTGGGACACATAACACTGCTAACGAG GTTTTCCACTGCGTCCACTTCGAGTGTCCCGCCCAGCTGGACATGAAGGTCGCCGAGGGCAGTCCACTTTCGGATTTGTTTGATTCTAGTGCCGCCAACCAGCAGCAGCGACTCCAGCGACCTTCACGCACACACAGCCTGATGCCCACCcagccttcctcctcctgtccatcctcttcctcacagtTCCACAACTAA
- the LOC122825454 gene encoding uncharacterized protein LOC122825454: MKQRGAMEDPMWRKMFLFFILQFTGAQSRNLFLSYTVRAGDDVTLSCENVIDGHSNCYTTSWIYSKTGRTVELVYHGQVKDTRSDRLSVSANCSLVVKNVTDEDVGRYICRQFKKQGGSQSGSDALVRLSLVHLTEYEYQNKMTLICSVVTEEPCKHSVKWLFKNNSIDKNNNEITESSSFCSAAVTFQTSHYINPSRFNTFKCEVKTENKVQVFTFSSRPSEKDKTTTTSAVTTVPDKRQNAEETTVTTEPDETSTIRTTNTSGAPDVKQSFLWLYITLPLLLVALITTLFILLKKARGHKAEQISNDVDPENGVSYASISYTKKSNSSRAKGDDEGEAVTYSTVKSPAVDPSSLYASIKSPN, encoded by the exons ATGAAGCAGAGAGGAGCCATGGAGGATCCTATGtggaggaaaatgtttctgtttttcatcctgCAGTTTACAG GAGCTCAGAGCAGAAATCTGTTTCTCTCCTACACTGTCAGAGCTGGAGATGACGTCACTTTGTCCTGTGAAAATGTGATCGATGGTCACAGTAACTGTTATACAACATCCTGGATCTACAGTAAAACAGGTCGAACTGTAGAGTTAGTTTATCATGGGCAGGTTAAGGATACCAGATCAGACAGACTGAGTGTTTCTGCAAACTGTTCTCTGGTTGTAAAGAACGTCACAGATGAGGATGTTGGTCGATACATCTGCAGACAGTTTAAGAAACAAGGAGGAAGTCAATCAGGTTCAGATGCTTTAGTTCGTCTTTCTCTCGTTCACT TGACAGAATATGAGTACCAGAACAAGATGACATTAATCTGCTCTGTGGTGACAGAAGAACCATGTAAACACTCAGTGAAGTGGTTGTTTAAGAATAACTCtatagataaaaacaacaatgaaataaCAGAATCATCatctttctgctctgctgccgTCACCTTCCAGACGTCTCATTACATTAACCCGTCAAGATTTAACACGTTCAAGTGTGaagtaaagacagaaaataaagttcagGTTTTTACCTTCAGCTCTCGTCCATCGG agaaagacaaaacaacaaccacatCAGCAGTTACAACTGTAccagacaaaagacaaaatgctgAGGAAACCACAGTAACAACTGAACCAGATGAAACATCAACCATAAGAACTACAAACACTTCAGGTGCTCCAGATGTGAAACAAA GTTTCCTGTGGTTGTACATCACTCTACCTCTGCTTCTAGTGGCCTTGATAACAACTCTGTTCATCCTGTTAAAGAAAGCAAGAG gCCACAAAGCTGAACAAATTTCCAATGAC GTTGATCCAGAAAATGGAGTCTCCTACGCCTCCATCAGCTACACCAAGAAGTCCAACAGCAGCAGG gctaaaggtgatgatgaaggtgaagcTGTGACCTACAGCACGGTGAAATCTCCCGCCGTGGATCCCAGCAGCCTCTATGCTTCCATCAAATCGCCAAACTAA
- the LOC122825455 gene encoding uncharacterized protein LOC122825455: MGNGSVERFNRTLGNMIRALAPDAKQNWPKQLQTLTFMYNCTVNETTGYAPFYLMYGRVPRLPVDVLFKNILQDPEIGGYDKYVLSLTKDLQDAMVIAQNHANKEQDRQAGLYNRQIKGKSIGVGDRVLVSNKRERGKRKTADRWESTVYTVVGMNPTTYTYQIKHPTTGQIRVVHRNLLMLVNFLPVDTSSQLIDSTAVTPGSSDINSISDVLESVIQKSESRIRTQDWVSSLSDEPLDVAPVNDSEGDVVSAAQADEESLLPPSEMDCDNASVDTQSVCPHTSLVAQSVTDTEHTTTYTVRTRVGRIVKPVNRLIQVMTNIVTNDDASQLFDRVSNSVFQMFQQRH; encoded by the coding sequence ATGGGTAACGGCAGTGTGGAACGCTTCAACAGAACACTGGGAAACATGATAAGAGCACTTGCACCAGATGCAAAACAGAATTGGCCAAAACAACTTCAGACATTGACTTTCATGTACAACTGCACAGTCAATGAAACCACAGGTTATGCCcctttttatttgatgtatgGGAGAGTGCCACGCCTCCCTGTTGATGTGCTTTTTAAGAACATTCTTCAAGATCCTGAAATTGGTGGATATGACAAATATGTACTGTCCCTAACTAAAGATCTTCAAGATGCTATGGTCATAGCTCAAAATCATGCAAACAAGGAACAAGATCGACAGGCTGGTCTCTACAATCGCCAAATAAAAGGGAAATCTATTGGGGTCGGTGACCGTGTTTTAGTGTCAAACAAGCGTGAACGAGGCAAACGCAAAACTGCTGACCGCTGGGAGTCTACAGTGTACACAGTTGTGGGCATGAACCCTACAACTTACACATATCAAATAAAACACCCCACCACTGGTCAAATTCGAGTTGTGCATCGTAACCTTTTGATGCTAGTGAACTTCTTGCCTGTTGATACATCCAGTCAACTTATTGACTCCACTGCCGTCACACCTGGAAGCTCTGACATTAACTCTATTTCAGATGTTCTGGAATCAGTCATTCAGAAAAGTGAATCAAGAATCAGAACACAAGACTGGGTCAGCTCCCTATCTGATGAGCCCCTTGATGTTGCTCCTGTGAATGACTCTGAGGGGGATGTTGTCTCTGCAGCACAGGCAGACGAGGAATCTCTGTTGCCTCCTAGTGAGATGGACTGTGACAATGCTTCAGTTGACACACAGAGTGTTTGTCCACACACTTCACTAGTTGCTCAGTCTGTTACTGACACTGAGCATACCACTACTTACACAGTCAGAACTCGTGTTGGTAGGATAGTCAAGCCTGTCAATAGACTGATCCAGGTGATGACCAACATAGTTACTAATGATGATGCTAGTCAGCTTTTTGACCGGGTTTCTAATTCAGTGTTTCAAATGTTCCAGCAGAGACATTAG